In the genome of Bufo bufo chromosome 9, aBufBuf1.1, whole genome shotgun sequence, the window CCACGCGTGCCCCTCTCCCTGGGGACTGGCTCTCcacttttgaaaaaatatatagaatggaGGAACTTTGGGCGGAAGACATGGGCAATACTAATAAGTTCCTGAAAATCTGGACTCCTTGGATTCTATTTAAGGGTTCTCCTGATTTTATCACGTGGCTGAACAGGGGGTCGTCAGTCCCCAGGGAGATTGCACATCCCATTGGATCTTAACCCACATGTACTCGGCACGCCTTAACAAATTTTATTTTACATAGTCCTTTCTACCTCGACTTGTCAGTTCAGGGATCCCCCCCTGTTTTCCCCCCTGTGTCCGGTCTTGTTTGTCTAAATTTGTTATGTATCCTATGTAGGAGCTCTTGATACCTCTTTCCCACAACTGGGTCTTTAAGATGCTTTTATTCTGATGTTGGGATCATATGTTATTTCTTTGCTCATATCCATGTTCACATGGTTTTTGCATACTTTTACTGTGACCATCTACCTGTATGATGATATTCTATTTGGTCCTGATTTATGTTCAGGCTATCCTTAAATGTAATGTGTTTATTTTGGCTCTTGATAATAAAAGTATTTGAACAACATTATACAGCACCAGGGGCAGGTAGACTAGTGACTCCCTGCAGAACAGATGAGgccattataaagcagtatggagGGGGAGACCAGAGACAACCGGCAGCACTGAGGAGGAGATAACGGTATACAGGAGATACCGTGGTAATAAACAGCAATATCAGTTTTAGTTACAGTGGGATGTTGTGACGCCATGAAGCAGTAGAACGATGCAGGAGGTTGTGATGACACCATTGCTGGTCTCACACACAGCGGGATGATGTAGGCACGTGACCACATCATCCTGCATCGGGGAGAGTCAATTAAGGCTCTGCGGCCTGAAGACAGAAGCCTGCAGGCGAGCATGTATGGGACTACTTCTCCAGCAGCACTCTCTACTGCGGGACAGATGCAACAGTCGTGGTTGGTTTCTCCAGGCAACAGCCTTATGgcacctccgcacttcctctactttgggggggggaggggtgtagtAGTATATATTGGGTCATTATACTAGAGGGAGAGAGAATTATATCaatggaatatttttgatatcgcctaCCCCTACTGGGAACACAGGGCTGTAGGAATTAGTGATGCAGTGCAGAGTCCAGGTGAACAGCTTTGCATACGTTCTGCTGCCCATGATGTAAATCTGATATTTGAGATGCAAATTCAGAGCATTCAAATCACTCAGTAAGACGAAGACCAACACCAAGTCCTCTCACAAATGGCTgatgccccctcccctcccccccaaacaCACCTTCATGAGGTTCTTCTCCATGTAGGTGGCAAAATACTGCAAGATGCTCATCTGGCCCTGAAGCTGCTCCGGGACGGCTGAGGCGGGGAACACATAATGGCGGCTGTTTGTCAGGTTGTAATGGACGTTTCTGTGGAAAGAAAGAAACCAGATGATTAAACAAACTATTCCCAGATAGTTCTTAGAGGGCACGTCCAGCCTCTAGCCACCCCCCAAACAATTATATGATCACTTTcgccagcaacctctggcactctagCCGTTTgtgaaactacacctcccagcatgcacacttgctcagctcccatagaagtgaatggagcatgctgggagttagtgtcacaacagctggagagtcagGGGTTGCCGACATGGTGGCATGGAGAGGGGGCTGtctactatatgggggctgtcCACAATGCTAGGGTTCAACACCTACCCATTAATAGGAGACAGAAGAGTCAGAAGCTCACCTGCGACTGGCTGGTAGAACCATGTGGGTGCCATTGTTGAAGAGCACCCCAATGCTGCGGTTGGACAATTGATACCCAAATCCGTACTTATTGGAATAATCGACCCACTTGGACACCCACATGAAGTCTTCATGTCTGGAGAGCGGGATGGGCTTCCCTTCACCTGCAGGGACACCAGAATGGGTCAATTAACAATCCCATTCATAGGGCTGTGGGCAAAATCCTGGGGACCAGTATACAGGGTAGTCACCTGTCGGCATGGAAGACAAACAGTCCTTAAGAACCTCTAGAGCCGTCTCCATAATTCCAGACGCAGTGACACAATCTTCAAAACCTGTGAGGAAGTGAGGAAGCCGGAGCGATCAGAGACCCCATTGTAAAGAAGCATCACAAGCAGCGGTGCACAGAAGACGCCGGCACTTACCGTCACTGCTGACCAGGCTCCCACGGATCGATCTGGACACAGATTTCCCAGAAGCCTCTTCTGTCAAGGTCTCCACTGGGCTGCCGCTGAGGGCATGACCACTGACTGGGGCAGCCTGCAGGTAGAAGATGGGGCACAAGGTTAAGGGGTGATCAGACCTTACAGCAGCCCAATGCGAACCCTGGACATCAGATGATTACAGCATCCAGAAGGTTATTATGGTGCATTATGTACATGACAATGTGAAGAACGTAAACTCAGCGTccacatatatacatcactacCCGACAGGATGAAGACATTGATGTGGATGGTGATTTGGACCTACACAAGATCCACTGCGGTAATTCACCGAACCACTAAGAGCTGCAGCTTCAAGTTGTCAGATCTCAGCACAGGACCAGCATGGACAATAAACATCATGAATTTATCCAAGTCACATAGGACCACAAATGGTGGGAGTCTTTAAATGAACCTTCTGACTGACAGGACTCACCTCATTTCCCTCCACAGTTTTATAGCTGAGCTGTCGACAGATGGAAGTTTTCATCAGACCCGTCACCAGCTTAGATATGTCTTCCTTCTCCTCGGAGGAACATTTCTTTGCTGCAAAGAGAACCAGATATTTGAGTTTCCAGATGGCGCTGAATATTCAGCAGTTTCAGGTCTCaatcagtgcagtggaaatggGGCATCGATACTGAGGGACTCataggatctgcaaaaaaatgagggTGCAAGGGAGTATTCAGAGGagctggaagggggggggggtgaagcaaTACCAGGCGTGACTGCCGTTACCAAACACTGCAGTGGTAAAAGCAAGAATTGTGCAACAGACTGACACTGGTAGACGTGGTGGTGCAGGAGCCCCTCAATGCCAATTCCAGGAAGCAATGGAGTTACCAAACCCATGATAGCAGGCGGGCGACAGGTCCAATTTCACCCTCATTACCTTTTGACTTTCCTTTTCCAAACAAGCTCTTGGCGACTTTGGTGAGGAGGCTCTTGGCAGGGTTGGGTGGGTGCAGCTCTGGGACCATCACACAGCTACTTGGAGGCAACTTTTCTGGGGTGTAACCCTGAAAGAAAACACAAGGGTTAATATCTTTCCTACTGTCAGCAGCCCGAGTGACTGAACACCATGCGGAGGGGAGAAGATACCTTGGAGAAGAATTCATGCTCAATGATTTGGTCGAGCGTCAGCCGCTCACTAGGAGTGCGCTTCAAGATGCCCAGGATCAGCTGCTTGGCAGAGGACGAGAGGCAGGCTGGTAAGGTGTACTTCACCTGCTTGATACAGCGGTAGGTCTCCTTTAAATCGGATGTCTCGAAGGGTGGAGTGCCACAAAGCAGCGTGTACCTGGAAGGAACAAGGGTCATTTCATAAAACCATTGACACCCTACACATCTCATGCAATACACAGTCCCAGGAGGCATTTCTGGCAGCTGGAGGGGCTGTCCGCCTGATGTTTCCTGCATCTTCACTGACGTCTATACAAATCTCATGCATTAAGATAAAAATGGGTCAATTAACCacatgagaaacagacattaggaaCATTTACTCCCCACAGGTTAGAGCGTCATCTCAGCACATGGGCCAAGTGACGCTTGCACTCCCAGGGGCAGCGGACAGTCTGTGCACTGGAGGAAGCAGAGCAACACCACAGATTTCCTGTGTGACACTAAACAAGATGCAGCAGAATGTTCCAGCAATGCTGGCGGCTGCTGCTCCCCCGCACAATGCAGaagactttcctttcccttttaacAGCCAATAAAGAGCTGCACCTACATGACGCATCCCAGGGACCAGACGTCCGACTCCGGGCCGTGACCGTGCCTGTGGAGAACTTCAGGGGCCAAGTAATTCGGGGTCCCACAGATTGTTCTAAAAGACCAAAAAGAACAAGttaccatataactatatacacagcagctgcatccaGTAACACCCTCCCCAGACACTACTCACCCCATCCCCCCCATCCTACATCCTGTGTCcaatcccccttcccccatataatgCAGTTTGTATCCTGTGTCCCCCAGGCACTAGACACTCACTTCTTCCTGTGTTCCGGTGGCTCCAGCCTTGTCGCCAGCCCGAAATCACCAACTTTCAGCTCCATGTTGTCACTGATGAAGAAGTTTCCTGTAGAGAGAAGCGGCAGATCAGCACCAGCCACACAGCGCGCCGCTACAGTTGGCGAGACGGCAGAGCGCCATACGTACCCAGCTTCAGGTCCCGATGAATAATTCCCCTCATGTGCAGATACTTGAGGCCAGAGATGATCTGCTTCAGGTAGTACCTGACCTCGGGCTCCAGCAGCGTGTGACGCGCCTTCCAGATATGTGCGAGAGACTGCAAAAGACACATTCACTTACTGAAGCAACAAAACCTCAAAACCTCAAGCCCCAGAGGCAAACAATCCACGCGGCCTGTGCAAACAACTAGCATGAAACAATGACAAACATGACAGTTTGCATCCTGTCACACAGTAACGCTGCTGCAGCTGCTCCTCAACTAGTTGGGGCCCAAGATGTAGGCTATAAAACCAGCATAATCTGAGGTCCACAGTCCTGACACCCGTCTTCTCTGTAGACTTTAGGTGGCGGCCATGAATCAGGGCTCACAGCAGGTGGCTCTAGGTAACATCTGTACAGAGTCCGGAGGACCCCGGGGCCACAGAAGAGCTGGGATTTATTTTTGGAGTCTGAGAGCAGCTGCTGTGAagcctctttgtagtgggggacgTACAGCTGCCTGCAGCCCGGGTTGGGTTACATATTTCCACAGGGGTGGGGGCCATGTACATGTAACCTGCACAAAGGGGCAATTCTAGGAGCGGCCCCTCTCATCCGGCAGACTCCTCTGCACAAAGCCGACAGCTGCCTCAATGCATCTGAATAGAGCCAACCACCGCGCTGGAGAAACCGTCCGTGACCGGAGCACAAGGCCACAGCCGGGCGGTATAAAGACTAAAGTGCGCAGTGCAAAGAACAGCGCCCCCACAGGAGGAGAACGTACAGCCGTCAGACACCCGCTGCACGTTAAGGTGACGTTTTCTCCATAAAACTTGTACTTACTTTGCGACTGCAGATCTCGAGGAAGATGTAAATGTTCTCAGAGTCTTCAAAATGGTGGGAGAACTTCACGATGTGTTTGTGATGAAGCTGCTGGTGAAGGTCGATTTCATTCACAATCTGAGGAGAGAAAGCAGAAGGTTAAGTATAATGTGAACGAGCAGAAGACTCCTTTAATCCGGCAGTCCGATGCAGAGAACGGCAGATGCCAGATTAAAGGAATTTTATGGTCGGCTGTAGAGGTTGATTCTCTGGGCTGTAAAGAACGTAGATTTAACGCCTCAGCGCATCGCAGGCGTCCTCTCATCCACAGGGGTGTCGGCCGCAATAAATGAATTACGATGTTTAGTGGCGGATTCCTTTGAACATCCCTTTGTCCTATAATTGCCGTCACAGACGCTGGGCTCCTGACAAGCCCATGAAACCGGCGCTGGGCTCCTGACAAGCCCATGAAACCGGCGCTGGGCTCCTGACAAGCCCATGAAACCGGCGCTGGGCTCCTGACAAGCCCATGAAACCAGCGCCGGGCTCCTGACAAGCCCATGAAACCGGCGCTGGGCTCCTGACAAGCCCATGAAACCGGCGCTGGGCTCCTGACAAGCCCATGAAACCGGCGCTGGGCTCCGCATTCTGAACTTTAtgctattaaccccttcctggccaaCATGGGAGGCAGCTGGCGGCTCCATACAGGGTTACCAGTATTCTCGGCATCCATGTTGGCTCGCTATAGCGACATTCACCTTTTCACGTTGATGAGGTTTCGCCACGCGACTGTGTGGAACGACTTTCACAGCAAAGGTTTTATTGGTGGAAACTTCAGTCATTTCATAGCATCGAGCGAATCCTCCCTGCAAGATGAAGGACATTTATATTGTAAAGGGTTAATACAGTTAGTACAATACACTAACAAAAGACcttcaattcactgacagcaagaccTTTTGGAGAACTGAAGTCTATCAATCATAGATCAGGTTTTGGCGCCCCCTTATAACCAGGGAAGGGTGCGGAGTCAGGGACGAGCCGCAGCATCCAGACGTTAATCAATGGCCGAGCTTAAAATAACAGTTTGACCGCAGAGCTTCCTCTGAGACATTTATAGccttatagcccccccccccccccataagtgatcGCAGGCCCCAGCTACAACAATGGAGGATGCTGCAGACAACGCGCCGATTGATAACAGCTGCTCGGTCCACTGCTGCAGAGTGCGGATCACAGCGGACGGGGCGCAGGAAACACCGCTGCGCAGCCACCATGTGCTCTAATGCCGGGCCTGTCCCTTTAATGGCCAATGTCAGTATAAATGACAAAGCCGGTTGGATCCGGGGGGGGGGCAGCTCAAAGCCACGGACGTCTGGTGAAGACCCCACAACTGGTTGCAGATTTCTGGACCTACACGGAGCGGGCTGTAAGGGCAGAGTTCGGCACAGACTCCCAAAACGCTCGTCTCCACCGAACTGGAGAAGCTGCTTGTTAACGGCGATAAAACTAAATCCCGAGTCAACATCAGGTTTTTtccaacacaaaaaaaataaaaaaatatataaaataatatccATCTGAACCAACCCCAACTCAGCGCAGACCTCGTGCATCAGCAACACTCCACACTATGAGGCAGTagtatcatcctccacatcaggaGGCAGTAgtatcctcatcatcctccacacctCGCACTCAGAAAGGCCGTGACTCAGACCTTTGCCCTCGATCACACAGTCTAGTAGTGTCAGAGCCTGCCAGCTGAATGCCAACCGTGCCCGTCACTGCGAACACCAGGTGTGAACTGCAGGAACCGTGCCAGACCGGGGGCACCACCTGCGGGTGCGCCGACCCCGAGAAGGTGGGGGACATTATCATCCAGGCATCACAATACCGCACAGTACACAGGAGCCGCTCTGCAGCACTCGCCCGGGGGCTCCTCCGGCTCCTGCAGGGGCGCATTGATATTCCAGACCCGTCCCCACTGGATGAGGGACAGCAGAGCGACGTCACACACCTACAGCAGTGCACTTCAGTCAtactgggacttgtagtaccaCAGCAGTGGTCCATCAGTGGCCCCGACCTCTAGTGTAATACAAGGGCCACACTATGTAGGGCAATAGGGGCTCAGAAGATACCACTATGAAGAGAGGAGGGGGGTATAGAAAACAAGTTTACTCAAATCTCTAagctatgggggaagggggggtgcagAGACTGGGTTCAGGGGCACCGTCATAAATAACAGGGTTCATccccagtcacacacacacactggggtcttctcctcctcctccagtctcacacacacacacacacactggggtcttctcctcctcctcctcctccagtcacacacacacactggggtcttctcctcctcctcctccagtcacacacacacacactggggtcttctcctcctcctcctccagtcacacacacacacactggggtcttctcctcctccagtcacacacacacacacacacacacacacacaggggtcttctcctcctccagtcacacacacaggggtcttctcctcctccagtcacacacacaggggtcttctcctcctccagtcacacacacaggggtcttctcctcctccagtcacacacacacacacacacacactggggtcttctcctcctcctcctccagtcacacacacacacactggggtcttctcctcctcctcctccagtcacacacacacacacacactggggtcttctcctcctcctcctccagtcacacacacacacacaaactggggtcttctcctcctcctcctccagtcacacacacacacacaggggtcttctcctcctccagtcacacacacaggggtcttctcctcctccagtcacacacacaggggtcttctcctcctccagtcacACACATATTGgggtcttctcctcctccagtcacACACACATTGgggtcttctcctcctcctccagtcacaCACATATTGgggtcttctcctcctccagtcacacacacactggggtcttctcctcctccagtcacacacacactggggtcttctcctcctcctccagtcacacacacactggggtcttctcctcctccagtcacacacacactggggtcttctcctcctccagtcacacacacacactggggtctTCTCctccagtcacacacacacattggggtcttctcctcctccagtcacacacacacattggggtcttctcctcctccagtcacacacacacattggggtcttctcctcctccagacacacacacatattggGGTCTTCTCCGCCTCCAGTCACACACATATTGgggtcttctcctcctccagtcacacacacacattggggtcttctcctcctccagtcacacacacacattggggtcttctcctcctccagtcacacacacacattggggtcttctcctcctccagtcacacacacacattggggtcttctcctcctcctccagtcacaCACACATTGgggtcttctcctcctcctccagtcacaCACACATTGgggtcttctcctcctcctccagtcacaCACACATTGgggtcttctcctcctcctccagtcacacacacactggggtcttctcctcctcctccagtcacacacacactggggtcttctcctcctcctccagtcacaCACACATTGgggtcttctcctcctcctccagtcacaCACACATTGgggtcttctcctcctcctccagtcacaCACACATTGgggtcttctcctcctccagtcacACACACATTGgggtcttctcctcctccagtcacACACATATTGGGGTCTTCTCCtccagtcacacacacactggggtctTCTCCGCCTCCAGTCACACACATTGGGGTCTTCTCCCCCTCCAGTCACACACACTGGGGTCTTCTCCCCCTCCAGTCACACATATATTCCAGGGGGCTCTCACCTTGCCCAGGGTCCTGCCCCTCGTATAGCTCCGTCCTGTCAGGGGGTCAGTGATGACCTTGCAGGGGCTCGGCTGCCTAGGCCGGAAGGACTCCGGTTTGGGGGTGGCCAGCAGAGTGCCGGGGTACTGGTGTGCCTGAATATGATAAGCGGCCTCCATGCTGCTCGTCTCCTCCGCCGCCCGCAGCTCATCTACCCCGCCCGCCCGGCTGCAGCTTTATGAATGAGAACGACGTGACGTCAGACGCATGCGCGCCGTCCTGGGGGCGGAGACAAATCAGAGACACGTGTCTCCTGCCTCCTCCTGCTCCGCGCTCCTGGTCGACAGGCCCCGCCCACCCGTATACCCCGTTGTCAGTGCCAGActgccagtatataatatacagcctcataccagtatataatatacagcctcataccagtatataatatacagcctcacaccagtatataatatacagcctcacaccagtgtataatatacagcctcataccagtgtataatatacagcctcacaccagtgtataatatacagcctcacaccagtgtataatatacagcctcataccagtgtataatatacagcctcacaccagtgtataatatacagcctcacaccagtatataatatacagcctcacaccagtatataatatacagcctcataccagtgtataatatacagcctcataccagtgtataatatacagcctcacaccagtgtataatatacagcctcacaccagtatataatatacagcctcacaccagtatataatatacagcctcataccagtgtataatatacagcctcataccagtgtataatatacagcctcacaccagtgtataatatacagcctcacaccagtgtataatatacagcctcataccagtatataatatacagcctcataccagtatataatatacagcctcacaccagtatataatatacagcctcataccagtatataatatacagcctcataccagtatataatatacagcctcacaccagtatataatatacagcctcacaccagtgtataatatacagcctcataccagtatataatatacagcctcataccagtatataatatacagcctcacaccagtatataatatacagcctcacaccagtgtataatatacagcctcataccagtatataatatacagcctcataccagtatataatatacagcctcacaccagtgtataatatacagcctcacaccagtgtataatatacagcctcataccagtgtataatatacagcctcacaccagtgtataatatacagcctcacaccagtatataatatacagcctcacaccagtatataatatacagcctcataccagtgtataatatacagcctcataccagtgtataatatacagcctcacaccagtgtataatatacagcctcataccagtatataatatacagcctcacaccagtatataatatacagcctcataccagtatataatatacagcctcacaccagtatataatatacagcctcataccagtgtataatatacagcctcacaccagtgtataatatacagcctcacaccagtgtataatatacagcctcataccagtatataatatacagcctcataccagtatataatatacagcctcacaccagtatataatatacagcctcataccagtgtataatatacagcctcataccagtgtataatatacagcctcacaccagtgtataatatacagcctcacaccagtgtataatatacagcctcataccagtatataatatacagcctcataccagtatataatatacagcctcacaccagtatataatatacagcctcacaccagtatataatatacagcctcataccagtatataatatacagcctcataccagtgtataatatacagcctcataccagtgtataatatacagcctcataccagtgtataatatacagcctcacaccagtgtataatatacagcctcacaccagtatataatatacagcctcataccagtgtataatatacagcctcataccagtgtataatatacagcctcacaccagtgtataatatacagcctcacaccagtgtataatatacagcctcacaccagtgtataatatacagcctcacacCAGTATATAATCTACAGCCTCataccagtatataatatacagcctcataccagtatataatatacagcctcataccagtat includes:
- the PLK3 gene encoding serine/threonine-protein kinase PLK3, with amino-acid sequence MEAAYHIQAHQYPGTLLATPKPESFRPRQPSPCKVITDPLTGRSYTRGRTLGKGGFARCYEMTEVSTNKTFAVKVVPHSRVAKPHQREKIVNEIDLHQQLHHKHIVKFSHHFEDSENIYIFLEICSRKSLAHIWKARHTLLEPEVRYYLKQIISGLKYLHMRGIIHRDLKLGNFFISDNMELKVGDFGLATRLEPPEHRKKTICGTPNYLAPEVLHRHGHGPESDVWSLGCVMYTLLCGTPPFETSDLKETYRCIKQVKYTLPACLSSSAKQLILGILKRTPSERLTLDQIIEHEFFSKGYTPEKLPPSSCVMVPELHPPNPAKSLLTKVAKSLFGKGKSKAKKCSSEEKEDISKLVTGLMKTSICRQLSYKTVEGNEAAPVSGHALSGSPVETLTEEASGKSVSRSIRGSLVSSDGFEDCVTASGIMETALEVLKDCLSSMPTGEGKPIPLSRHEDFMWVSKWVDYSNKYGFGYQLSNRSIGVLFNNGTHMVLPASRRNVHYNLTNSRHYVFPASAVPEQLQGQMSILQYFATYMEKNLMKGGDLPCQEEGSRPLLLLLQWVKTEHALLMLFNNGTLQVNFYNDHTKLILSKPQDLYLLTYISRDRSSQTFLLSSLVESGCAADMYHRLKYTLKLLEQKAEL